Proteins from one Candidatus Paracaedimonas acanthamoebae genomic window:
- a CDS encoding integration host factor subunit alpha, whose product MPEKTLTRAEISDAIAENVGFPRHRSMELLEQILEQMIVGLVKEGELKLSSFGSFNVRQKNNRIGRNPKTGKEVMITPRKTISFRASHILKDGVAK is encoded by the coding sequence ATGCCAGAAAAAACTCTTACGCGCGCTGAAATTAGTGATGCAATTGCTGAGAATGTCGGCTTTCCTCGCCATCGCTCCATGGAGCTTCTTGAGCAAATTCTGGAACAAATGATTGTTGGCCTCGTAAAAGAGGGCGAACTTAAGCTTTCCTCATTTGGAAGCTTTAATGTACGTCAGAAAAATAACCGCATTGGACGCAATCCGAAAACGGGCAAAGAAGTGATGATCACGCCGCGTAAGACTATTTCCTTTCGTGCTTCTCATATCCTTAAAGATGGCGTTGCGAAGTAA